The following are from one region of the Isoalcanivorax indicus genome:
- a CDS encoding AraC family transcriptional regulator: MLLLPSVHFLRPWVSHYWISHSVTADSYPVLPDGCVDLVFKVSATHWQVHLYGTSTAPCPVALDAGTTYLGVCFAPGQARHLLDLPLDNLTDTAIPAAGHVCLPFEALAEAVHRESPDQLAARLDQALMQPLAGCPVQAGHVDKALSGLRQGLAVQTLLADSAVGARQLQRLFREQVGVSLQTLASIRRVRRLARWLITDQQRSLADIALAVGYTDQSHMNRACRQLLGVTPATLRRDHVAFVQAGQAAR; encoded by the coding sequence ATGCTGCTGTTGCCGAGTGTCCACTTCTTGCGTCCCTGGGTCAGCCACTACTGGATCAGCCATTCGGTCACTGCTGACAGCTACCCTGTGTTGCCGGATGGTTGTGTTGATCTGGTATTTAAGGTCTCGGCAACACATTGGCAGGTGCATTTATACGGCACCAGCACGGCGCCTTGTCCTGTGGCGCTTGATGCGGGCACGACCTATCTGGGGGTCTGCTTTGCTCCCGGCCAGGCCCGGCATCTGCTCGATCTGCCCCTTGATAACCTGACTGATACCGCGATACCCGCTGCCGGGCATGTCTGCCTGCCTTTTGAGGCACTGGCCGAGGCAGTGCACAGGGAGTCTCCGGACCAGCTGGCGGCGCGCCTGGATCAGGCGCTGATGCAGCCATTGGCGGGCTGCCCTGTTCAGGCAGGGCATGTCGACAAGGCGTTATCCGGGCTCCGCCAGGGGCTGGCTGTTCAGACCCTGCTGGCCGACAGCGCGGTCGGCGCGCGTCAGCTGCAGCGCCTGTTTCGGGAGCAGGTGGGGGTGTCACTGCAGACGCTGGCCAGTATTCGCCGGGTACGTCGTCTGGCGCGGTGGCTGATCACGGATCAGCAACGATCCCTCGCAGACATTGCTCTGGCGGTGGGTTATACCGACCAGAGCCACATGAATCGCGCCTGTCGCCAATTGCTGGGCGTGACGCCGGCCACCCTGCGACGGGACCATGTCGCGTTTGTTCAAGCCGGGCAGG
- the arsH gene encoding arsenical resistance protein ArsH has protein sequence MSNAELPNLASDSFRLPDNEQVFAAAPGQHKPRILLLYGSLRQRSFSRLVTEEAARLLETMGAETRLFDPSGLPLPDSEDASHPKVAELREMVSWSEGMVWCSPERHGAMTGIMKAQIDWIPLSLGAVRPTQGKTLAVMQVCGGSQSFNAVNQLRVLGRWMRMLTIPNQSSVPKAYLEFDANDRMKPSPFYDRIVDVMEELMKFTLLTRDRVDYFTDRYSERKESAEQLMARVNQRAL, from the coding sequence ATGAGTAATGCAGAGTTGCCCAATCTGGCGAGTGACAGCTTCCGGCTGCCGGATAACGAACAGGTTTTCGCGGCCGCGCCCGGCCAACACAAGCCGCGCATCCTGTTGCTCTACGGCTCGTTGCGGCAACGGTCTTTCAGTCGCCTGGTGACGGAAGAAGCCGCGCGTTTGCTGGAGACCATGGGGGCTGAGACGCGCCTCTTCGATCCGTCCGGTCTGCCATTGCCGGACAGCGAAGACGCCAGCCACCCGAAAGTGGCCGAGCTGCGCGAGATGGTGAGCTGGAGCGAAGGCATGGTCTGGTGCTCGCCGGAACGCCATGGCGCCATGACCGGCATCATGAAGGCGCAGATCGACTGGATTCCATTGTCGCTGGGTGCCGTGCGCCCGACCCAGGGCAAGACCCTGGCGGTGATGCAGGTGTGTGGTGGCTCGCAATCGTTCAACGCGGTGAATCAGCTGCGCGTGCTGGGGCGCTGGATGCGCATGCTGACGATTCCGAACCAGTCGTCGGTCCCCAAGGCGTATCTGGAGTTCGACGCCAACGATCGCATGAAGCCGTCCCCCTTCTACGATCGCATCGTGGATGTCATGGAGGAGCTGATGAAGTTCACCCTGCTGACGCGCGACCGCGTGGATTATTTCACTGACCGCTACTCCGAGCGCAAGGAAAGCGCCGAACAACTGATGGCCCGCGTCAACCAGCGAGCGCTTTGA
- a CDS encoding TMEM165/GDT1 family protein: MLAEAFVISTALIAIGEIGDKTQLLSFALAQRYRAPWLILAGILLATLLNHGLSVWLGAALAGLLPTQVLIWLLGGSFILLGLWMLIPDKDEEVGNGRRWGAFTAAFVLFFLAEIGDKTQVATIALAARFPEDYWAVLSGSTLGMVAANVPVIWLGARLTSPRIETWAHRISAALFILFGVLTLTGL, encoded by the coding sequence ATGCTGGCCGAAGCCTTTGTCATCTCTACCGCGCTGATTGCTATCGGTGAAATCGGCGACAAGACACAACTCCTCTCGTTCGCCCTGGCCCAGCGCTATCGCGCACCCTGGCTGATTCTGGCCGGCATCCTGCTGGCCACCTTGCTGAACCACGGCCTGTCGGTCTGGCTGGGCGCCGCATTGGCCGGGCTGTTACCCACACAGGTGCTGATCTGGCTGCTGGGTGGCAGCTTCATTCTGCTGGGCCTGTGGATGCTTATCCCGGACAAGGACGAGGAGGTCGGCAACGGTCGCCGCTGGGGCGCCTTTACCGCCGCCTTTGTGCTGTTCTTTCTGGCGGAGATTGGCGACAAGACCCAGGTGGCCACCATCGCCCTGGCGGCACGCTTCCCCGAGGACTACTGGGCCGTGCTCAGCGGCTCCACCCTGGGCATGGTGGCCGCCAATGTGCCGGTGATCTGGCTTGGCGCCCGCCTGACCAGCCCGCGCATCGAAACCTGGGCCCACCGCATCAGCGCCGCCCTGTTCATCCTGTTCGGGGTGCTGACGCTAACGGGGTTGTGA
- the arsB gene encoding ACR3 family arsenite efflux transporter, producing the protein MGVFERFLSVWVGLGILVGISLGLAMPGVFSAVAGIEYAHVNLVVAVLIWAMIYPMMVQVDFTAIKDIRKRPQGIWLTLVVNWLIKPFTMAALGWLFFRVLFADLVDPASATEYIAGMILLGVAPCTAMVFVWSQLTKGDPNYTLVQVSINDIIMIFAFAPLAALLLGMTDITVPWETLLLSVGLYVVLPLIAGVYTRRLLTQRGGVNGVNLFLSRVKPLSIMGLVGTVVLLFGLQAPTIVSDPFVILLIAVPLLIQSYGVFIIAYGGARALKLPHNVAAPAGLIGTSNFFEMAVAVAISLFGLHSGAALATVVGVLVEVPVMLTLVAFANRTRHWFDGAPSVSGKGVVEGVREHE; encoded by the coding sequence GGGCTGGGCATTCTGGTCGGCATCAGTCTCGGGCTGGCGATGCCCGGCGTATTTTCTGCCGTGGCGGGGATCGAATACGCCCACGTCAACCTGGTCGTGGCGGTGCTGATCTGGGCGATGATCTACCCGATGATGGTGCAAGTGGATTTCACCGCCATCAAGGATATCCGCAAACGCCCTCAGGGCATCTGGCTGACGCTGGTGGTGAACTGGCTGATCAAGCCCTTCACCATGGCCGCTCTGGGCTGGCTGTTCTTCCGTGTGCTGTTTGCCGATCTGGTTGATCCGGCTTCCGCCACGGAATATATCGCGGGCATGATCCTGCTGGGCGTTGCCCCCTGTACCGCCATGGTGTTTGTCTGGAGCCAGCTCACCAAGGGTGATCCGAATTACACCTTGGTGCAGGTGTCGATCAACGACATCATCATGATCTTTGCGTTTGCGCCGCTGGCGGCGTTGCTGCTGGGCATGACCGACATCACGGTGCCCTGGGAAACCCTGCTGCTCTCGGTGGGCCTGTATGTGGTGCTGCCGTTGATTGCCGGTGTCTATACGCGCCGCCTGCTCACCCAACGGGGAGGTGTCAACGGCGTCAACCTGTTCCTGTCCCGGGTAAAGCCGCTGTCCATCATGGGGCTGGTCGGCACCGTGGTGCTGTTGTTTGGCTTGCAGGCACCGACCATTGTCAGTGACCCCTTCGTTATTCTGCTGATTGCTGTGCCGCTGCTGATACAGAGCTATGGCGTGTTCATTATCGCCTATGGCGGCGCCAGGGCGCTCAAGCTGCCGCACAATGTGGCGGCGCCGGCGGGGCTGATCGGCACGTCCAATTTTTTCGAGATGGCGGTCGCTGTGGCGATCTCCCTGTTTGGTCTGCACAGCGGCGCCGCGCTGGCGACCGTAGTGGGCGTGCTGGTGGAAGTGCCGGTCATGCTCACCCTGGTGGCGTTTGCCAACCGCACCCGTCACTGGTTCGACGGCGCGCCGTCGGTATCCGGCAAGGGTGTCGTTGAAGGAGTAAGAGAGCATGAGTAA
- a CDS encoding SlyX family protein, whose protein sequence is MDDDRLVDIETKLAYQEDLVQALNGVVARQQQQIDQLEKACRSLIEHLNTMSDVVKTLQRPEDEIPPHY, encoded by the coding sequence ATGGACGATGACCGTCTGGTGGATATCGAAACCAAACTCGCCTACCAGGAAGATCTGGTGCAGGCGCTCAATGGCGTGGTGGCACGCCAGCAACAACAGATCGACCAACTGGAAAAAGCCTGCCGCAGCCTGATCGAGCATCTGAACACTATGTCCGATGTGGTCAAGACATTGCAGCGGCCGGAAGACGAGATTCCACCGCACTACTGA